The Gammaproteobacteria bacterium genome includes the window TGTTCATCCGGCCCAGCATCGACGATCGCTTCGTTGTGGATGCGGTCTTCCCGCTCAGCGTCCCGCTTGGGTCTTTTCATGACCTTGCTCCCAGGATTCGGCGGACGGAGGTGCGCCCGATGCGAAGGCGGCGAGCGATTTCAGATTTGCTGACGCCGGCGCGGTGCAGTTTCTGGATTTCCGCAGCATGGACGGCCGCGGTGGCTGGTCGGCCCAGCCGTTTTCCGTTCTCGCGCGCATGTGCCAGACCGGCCCGCGTACGCTCGCGCAAGATCTCGCGTTCGAACTCAGCAAAGATTGCCAGCAGTCCGGCCATCGCCCGACCGGCGGGCGTGGTCAGATCCAGCGCCTCGGTCAGGGAAACGAAGCCGACGCCGAGATGCTCCAGTTCCTGGAGTGTCGCCAGCAGGTCAGTTACGGACCGGCCCCAACGATCCAGCCGCCAGACCAGCACCAGATCGATATCCCGGCGACGGGCTGCGTCCAGCAGTTTCTCTCTAGCCTCCCGCCGCGCTGCCCCGGAGTTCACCTCGCGGACTTGTAACCCAATCGTCCAGCCACGCCGGGACGCATACTCCCGCATGGCCCGGTTCTGCATGGCTAGTGTCTGCTGATCGTTGGTGGAAACGCGCGCATACAGGGCCGCCCGCAACATTTTCGCTGGCCTGCGTGTCTGGCCAAAAACGTGGTCGGATTTCGTCTTCTGGAGAGCCCGCTTGGGGGGCATTTCGGGATATCACTTTAGCATGGCCGGAGTCGATGGTTTTAGGCCAGCCGTTCGCGGTAGTTCCAGGGCATCCACGCGGCCGGATTCGCTGCCAGCTCGACAGCGTGGCGCTGCAACTGGCTGAGGTAGTCGAAAGCATTGACACCCGCCAGCTCGCAAGTGTGGACCAGGCTCATGAACAGATCGCCCACCTCGGAGCCGTGCAGGGTGCGGTAAAACAATGCATTCTTGCGATGCAGCACGGCGCGCTTGAGTGCGCGCTCACAGATG containing:
- a CDS encoding recombinase family protein; translated protein: MLRAALYARVSTNDQQTLAMQNRAMREYASRRGWTIGLQVREVNSGAARREAREKLLDAARRRDIDLVLVWRLDRWGRSVTDLLATLQELEHLGVGFVSLTEALDLTTPAGRAMAGLLAIFAEFEREILRERTRAGLAHARENGKRLGRPATAAVHAAEIQKLHRAGVSKSEIARRLRIGRTSVRRILGARS